The Arachis hypogaea cultivar Tifrunner chromosome 16, arahy.Tifrunner.gnm2.J5K5, whole genome shotgun sequence genome contains a region encoding:
- the LOC112754774 gene encoding ATP-dependent DNA helicase Q-like 4A yields MKSGLIYFEECIKEQSYRDRTLFQNLSAKLYSALRLLRATILGESGDNVLAHHVFCNSLLQLMSKKVPRTKEKLLELNGMSKAKVSNYGDQILETIENTINEYYKLDKSSNGSANSAKRRRDANGGLDRNLEDDDELTKKIKMCIQE; encoded by the exons at GAAAAGTGGCCTTATCTACTTTGAAGAATGCATcaaagaacaaagttatagagaTAG AACTTTATTTCAGAATCTTTCAGCAAAGTTATACTCAGCACTGCGGTTGCTGCGAGCAACTATTCTTGGTGAATCTGGAGATAATGTCTTAGCTCACCACGTATTCTG TAATTCTCTGTTGCAGCTGATGAGCAAGAAAGTACCAAGAACAAAGGAAAAACTCCTTGAACTCAATGGCATGAGCAA GGCCAAGGTAAGCAATTATGGTGATCAAATACTGGAAACCATTGAAAATACTATTAATGAGTATTACAAGTTGGATAAAAGCAGCAATGGCAGTGCTAATTCTGCAAAAAGGAGACGAGATGCAAATGGAGGTCTAGATAGAAAtcttgaggatgatgatgagttgactaaaaaaatcaaaatgtgcATACAAGAATAA